GTGATGGTCGAAGAACTTTTGATTTAGGGCCTGGTGCTCGCATCGAAGTTAGGCAATCAGATAAGCAGGTTCGCATGGTGCTGCTTTCCGACGACCCTTTCACCGATCGCCTGGTCCGCAAATTCAACCTGCCCGTCACCGGCTGGAGAGGTCCAGAGGAGAGTAAGTGATCGAGTCAATTTCGATTCGAAACCTTGGAGTCATTGCCCAGGCTGAGCTATCACTTGCTCCTGGATTCAACGCCCTCACTGGCGAGACTGGGGCGGGAAAGACGATGGTCCTCAGCGCCCTAAACCTCCTACTCGGTGGTCGAGCAGACACAACTGTGATTCGCTCAGGCGAAGAGTCGTTGTCTGTCAGCGGCACCTGGATAATTCGTAGCTCGGAGCTCAGGGTGGAGCTTGAAAATCTTGGTGCTCAGTTAGATGGTGATGAACTGATCATCACCAGGACCGTGAGCAGTGATGGTCGCTCAAGAGCAATTCTGGGTGGCACGCCGGTGCCGATATCAACCCTGGCTGAGCTATCAGAGCGGCTGGTGGCCGTCCATGGCCAATCGGACCAACAGCGACTGCGTTCGGTTGCAGCTCAGCGAGATGCGTTGGATGAGTACGGCAAGCTCCAAGCCCACCTTCAGGCTTATAAACAGGCGCACACCTCCTACTTTGAGCTTCAGGCTCGATACCATCGAATGCAATCTGCCAGTGGCCAAGACCGGGCTCGGGTGGAGGAACTCAAGTCGTTGCTCACAACCTTTGAAAAACTCAGCCCTGCTAAGGGTGAGATTTCTGAATTGGGAAATTTGATTGATCGGCTTAGCAACATCGATGGTCTTCGAATTGCCGCGACAACCGCGCACGAGGCCATCTCGCCTGAGGATTCCGTGGGCGCACTGCAAGCTCTTGGAATTGCCAGGAAGAGTCTTGAATCAACTTCGGATCCGAAGTTACAGGACATTGCGGCGCAGCTTTCAGAGCTGACCAGCCTCACCAGGGACATCTCTGTGGAGCTGTCGAGCTATCTCATCGATTTGGAAATAGATCCGCAGCAGCTTGAGGCGAGCCTCGAACGCAGGGCTGAGCTGTTGGCCTTCGAGCGCAGGAACGGAGAGCTTGATGCATTCATCGACAGCGTTCCACAGCTCCAGGCGGAACTAATTGATTTGGATTCATCTGACGAACAGCTTGAAAAGCTTGAGATTCAAGTGGAGGCCGCTCTCTCGCAACTTTCGACTGCAGCCAAGGCGCTTTCTATCGCCCGGCAAGAGGCAGCACTGAGACTCGGTCAAGAGGTGACGTCCGAGCTAGCGGAGCTTGCAATGGTCGGTTCCAAGCTGGTTGTTCAAATTTCTGACCTTGGAGAGTTCGAGTCCCACGGCTCGGATCGTGTGGAATTCATGTTGGCGGCCTTCGATGGAGCTAACTTGAGGCCAATATCAAAGGCAGCTTCGGGTGGAGAACTTTCGAGAATCATGCTCGCTCTCGAGCTTGTGCTTTCTAAAGACAAGACATTGCCAACCATGATTTTTGATGAAGTCGATGCCGGCGTTGGTGGCCAGACCGCCTCAGAACTAGGCCGCAGGCTTGCGAGAGTTTCTGAGAACACCCAGGTGCTGGTGATTACTCACCTCGCACAGGTTGCGGCTTTCGCTTCCAATCAAATTCGAGTTTTGAAGAACACGCAGGGTTCCATAACTCACTCCTCTGTGCTACCCCTCAGCGGAGAAGAGCGAGTTCGAGAACTTGCCCGCATGCTCTCAGGAGCACCAGATTCCGATGTTGCCATCGCGCACGCTAAAGAATTATTGGCATCCAACTAGAAACTTTGGTGTCTTAGGCAAACTGCAATTGATTCGCTGATAGATTGGGATTCCATGGCCGAGAGCTCTGGAATCCCAAGACACATTTTCGTAACTGGTGGCGTTGCGTCATCCCTAGGTAAGGGCCTGACCGCCGCTTCACTGGGAAATCTCCTTAGAGCGCGCGGACTCAAAGTCGTGATGCAAAAGCTCGACCCATACCTAAACGTTGATCCCGGAACCATGAACCCGTTTCAGCACGGAGAGGTTTTTGTCACCGAAGATGGTGCTGAGACCGACCTAGATATTGGTCACTACGAGCGCTTTTTGGACATCAACCTGAATGCTGCTGCCAACGTCACGACCGGTCAGGCGTACTCAGCCGTCATCGCTAAGGAGCGCCGGGGCGAGTACCTGGGCGACACCGTGCAGGTCATTCCGCACATTACAGACGAACTCAAGCGCCGCATGCGTTTGCAGGCAACCATGGTTCCGGCTCCGGACGTGATTATCACCGAGATCGGTGGCACCGTTGGAGACATTGAGTCGCAGCCATTTATGGAAGCCGCTCGACAGGTGAGAAGAGACATTGGCAGAGACAATGTGTTTTTTGTGCACGTGACCCTAGTGCCTTACCTAAAGCCATCTGGCGAACTAAAGACCAAGCCAACCCAGCACTCAGTTGCCATGTTGCGATCGCTCGGTATTCAGCCAGATGCCATTGTGTGCAGATCTGATCGAGAGCTACCAGAGGGTATTAAGAACAAGATCGCCCTGATGTGCGATGTTGACCGCGAGGCAGTAGTCACTGCGGCGGACGCAGCCTCAATCTATGACATTCCAAAGGTTCTGCACTCCGAGGGGCTAGACAGCTACATCATCAGATCGCTAAAGCTTGACGCAAGCGATGTCGACTGGAGTGGTTGGACCCCTGTCCTGAATGCCGTGCACGACCCCAAGCACGAGCTCACTATAGGACTTGTGGGTAAGTACATAGATCTTCCCGATGCCTATCTATCCGTGACCGAAGCTCTCAGGGCCGGCGGCTTTGCGGAGTCAGCCAAGGTAAACATCCGCTGGATCAAGTCCGATGATTGCGAAAGCGAGGAAGGCGCAGCCAAGAACCTTTCAGACCTTGACGCCATCTGTGTTCCAGGCGGCTTCGGAATCCGAGGTATTGAGGGCAAACTCGGGGCATTGAAATTCGCCCGCGAACAGCAAATCCCAACCTTGGGACTCTGCCTTGGACTGCAGTGCATGGTTATTGAGCACGCTAGAAACAAGGCTGGCATCGCCGGGGCAACCTCGAGCGAGTTTGAGCCAAGCGCTCAGAACGCTGTAATTGCAACCATGGCAGAACAGGTCGATGTTCTTGCTGGTGGAGATCTTGGTGGCACCATGCGTCTTGGTAGCTACGAGGCGAAGCTCGCCGCGGGCAGCATTGTTGCGGAGGTCTATGGGTCAACTACCTCCCACGAGAGACACCGCCACCGCTACGAGGTAAACAACCGCTTCCGCGATCAGATTGCTGAAAGCGGCCTAGTGTTCTCGGGAACGAGTCCAGATGGGCAGTTGGTTGAGTATGTGGAACTTCCTCGTGAGGTTCACCCTTACTACGTAGGAACCCAGGCCCACCCTGAATTCAAGTCTCGACCGACCAAGGCTCACCCACTGTTTCACGGTCTAATCAAGGCCGCCTTGGAGCGTCAGCGCCAGCAGCGGCTATTCAACGAGAACTAAATGTCTAAGCCGCTTGAGAGCTATCTGCGGCATCTGACGATTGAGCGCGGGTTGAGTGCAAACACCCTTTCCGCCTACGGTAAAGACCTTTCCGGTTACCTAGATTTTCTCGAGCAAGAAGGCGTCGATCTCATGGACGCGAGATCTGAACACATCGAGGGCTATCAGTTGGCGCTGATTGACAGCGGGTTGATTGCTTCTTCGAGAGCGAGAGCTCTCGCGGCGATTCGTGGACTCCACCGATTTTTGGCCCTCGAAGGTATTCGAAGTGATGATCCCACAAAAAAAGTCAGGCCTCCCAAGCTTCCGATCAGGCTTCCAAAGGCGCTCCACCTATCTCAGGTAGAGAAGCTCTTGGAGGCCAGTGGGCCAGAGCCTGGAGTGGATAGCCCAGACCTGATCAGAATCAGAAACCGCGCGATTGTCGAGCTTCTTTATTCAAGCGGCGCTCGCGTCAGTGAAATCGCGGCGCTGGACTTGGATGAAGTAGACCACTCAGGCTTCATCCGGGTCCGCGGTAAGGGATCAAAGGAGCGACTGGTGCCCGTTGGTAGCTTTGCTCGGAGGGCGCTCGAGGAATATCTGGTTCGTGTGCGACCGGGATTAGTGAAAGCTGCCACTCCAGCATTGTTTCTCAACCAGCGCGGTGGGCGACTATCTAGGCAGTCCATTTGGGAAATCATTAGAGCGTGCGGCGAAGCGGTCGGAATTGAACTTTCGCCCCACACGCTGCGCCACTGTTTTGCAACTCATTTGATAGAGGGCGGTGCAGACGTCAGGGTTGTCCAAGAGCTTCTAGGGCACTCGTCGGTGGCCACAACTCAGATCTATACCAAGATCACAATCGATACCTTGAGAGAGGTTTATCAGTCGGCTCACCCGCGTGCTCGGCGGTAGGCTATTTGCACAAGTAGTTGGAGGCACAAGTGAATCTCTCTGGTAAGGAGTTTCCGATCCCGGCGAAGCTGAAGTCCCACGGACCGGCTCGCATTATTGCAATGTGCAACCAAAAGGGTGGCGTTGGAAAGACCACAACCACCATCAACCTGGCCGCCTCTTTAGCCGAGTACGGCAGAAAAGTTCTTGTTGTTGATTTCGATCCACAGGGTGCACTCTCGGTCAACTTGGCAGCGGACTACCAAGATGCACCAACTATTTATGACCTGATGATGAATGCGTCGATGGATCCTCACGTTGCGATTCAGCAGACTGAAGTTGAGAACCTCGACATCATTCCGGCAAACATTGACCTGTCTGCCGCAGAGATGAACCTTGTAACCGAGATGGGTCGCGAGCGTGTTCTCGAGGGCATTTTGCACAAGGTAAAAGATGAGTACGACGTTATTTTCGTGGACTGCCAGCCATCACTGGGACTTCTCACAGTCAATGCGTTGACAGCCGCCCACGGCGTACTGATTCCGATGGCAACCGAGTTCTTTGCACTTCGTGGCGTCGCGCTGCTAATTCAGACCATTGACAAGGTCAAGGCCAGGACCAACCCGACCCTCACGCTTGATGGTCTGATTCCGACCATGCATGATTCCCGCACCCTGCACTCTCGCGAGGTACTGGAGCGTTTGCAGGAAGCCTTCCCCGGTATGGTGTTTGAGACTGCAATCGGTCGCACTGTGAAGTTCCCTGATGCCACCGTGGCACGAAAGCCAATTACTCAGTTTGCCCCGAGTTCAGAGGCCGCTGAGGCCTATCGCAGGGTTGCCAGAGAGCTAGTCAAACGTGGCAGTGCAGCTTGAGTCTGAAATAGATTTTCGGCTCACCCTCGACAACTTTGATGGCCCGTTTGATCTTCTTCTGCGTCTCATCGGCAAGCATGAGCTAGACATCACTCAGGTATCACTCTCTCGGGTCACAGACGAGTTCCTTACCTACGTGAAGCAGCTTGATGAGCACGCAGAAATCGAGAGCGCCAGCGAGTTTTTGGTCGTAGCAGCCACCTTGCTAGACCTGAAGATAGCTAGCTTGCTTCCGGCCGGCGAGGTTGTTGACGCTGAGGATGTTGCACTTTTGGAGGCAAGGGACTTACTTTTTGCAAGGTTGCTTCAATATCGGGCGTTCAAGGAAATCGCAGCTTGGTTTAGTTCCAGTCTCGATCGCGAGTCGGGTCGATTGCCAAGATCGGTTCGACTCGAAGAGCGCTTCCGTGAGCTTCGTCCAGAACTGCGTTGGGAGCTGAGCGTTCAGGAGTTCTCTCAGTTAGCTCAGATGGCATTCGCCCCGAAAGAAATCCCTGGGGTTGGACTTACTCACCTACATGCCCCAAGGGTAAGCATCCGAGAGCAGGCGGGCTTGATGGTCGAGCGACTGAGGCAACGAAGCTCGATGACCTTTCGTGAATTGATTGCCGATGCCAAGGATCGCTCTGAACTGGTTGCAAGGTTCTTGGGGCTTCTCGAGCTGTATCGACTTGGGGCGGTCGGCTTTAGGCAGTCGGACCCTTTCGCCGATTTTTCGGTGGTGTGGGAGGATAGGGCTTTTGATGAGGCCAAATTGAACCAGTTGGGAGCGGAATATGACGACTGATTTTCAGCTTCGTGCTGCTCTAGAGGCAATCCTGACGGTTGCTGAAACCCCGCTGAATCTAGTTACTCTCGCCGGTGCGCTTGAGGTACCGCTCAACGATGTAAAGCGAGAGCTTGAAGCCTTACGCGAAGATTACGACTCAGCCAACGAAGGCGTCGGTCGCGGGTTTGAACTCCGCGAGGTTGGTGGTGGATACCGGCTATACGTGAGACCCAACCACGATTGGGCGGTGAAGCAACTGGTGGCCAATGAGAATCCTGCCAAGTTGTCTCAGGCCGCACTCGAGACGCTGGCCGTAATTGCTTACCGGCAGCCAATTTCTAGAGGTCAGGTTTCATCAATTCGCGGCGTAAACGTTGACTCCGTAGTGCGTACTTTGCTCTCTCGAGGTCTAATCACAGAGCTATTCGTAGATGCCGAGACCGGCGCCGCGATGTTTGGAACCACCGAATTGCTTCTTGAGGTGCTGGGAATCAACAGCCTGGATGAACTGCCTCAAATTAGCCCCTACCTACCCGGACAGGATGACATTGACTGATCAAGAAGGCATCAGGCTCCAAAAGGTGCTGGCCAGCGCAGGAGTTGCCTCCCGAAGAGTTTGCGAAGAGCTGATTGTGCAGGGCCGCGTTCGAGTAAATGGCAAAGTCGTCCGCGAGCTAGGTTCAAGAATTCACCCTGAAACTGACCAGGTTCAGGTAGACGGACGTCCAGTTCAGCTCGATCCAGATCGGGTTTACTTTGCATTCCACAAGCCAAAAGGCGTGGTTTCCACCATGTCGGATGAAAATGGAAGAAGATGCCTAGCCGACTACTTCGTGGGTCTGGATCGAGTCTTCAATGTCGGGCGATTGGACTCTGAGACCACCGGAATTTTACTTATGACAAACGATGGTGATTTGGCCAATCAACTAGCGCACCCAAGCTATGAGGTTGAAAAGCTCTACGTGGCAAAAGTGAGAGGCAAGATCACCAGAGTCGAGATTCAGCGACTGCTCGATGGTGTGAAGCTGGAGGATGGATTCCAGAAAGCTGACAAGGCCAGAGTGCTTGATCAGAACGAGCAGAGTTCACTCGTTGAAGTGGTTCTTCACAGCGGAAAAAACCGCATTGTTAGACGCATGTTCGAGGCCGTTGGTTTCCCGGTTCTCGAACTCACCAGAAAGAGCTTCGGTCCTCTTAGGCTCGGAAATCTCAAGCCTGGCCAGTTCCGTGAGTTGGGTAGACTCGAGGTGTCGTCTTTGATGGAGGCGGCGCAGGCGGGATCCCGCAAAGAAAGAGGGCGCTAATGGCTGTTAGGGCAATTCGCGGAGCAATCCAACTTGATAGAGATGATCGCGAACACCTGCTGCGATCTACTGCCGAACTTGTCACCAAGGTGCTTCACGAGAACAACCTTTCAACAGCCGAGCTGATCTCGATTTGGTTTACCGCAACCCCAGATGTCACATCAGAGTTTCCTGCGCTAGCCGCGCGCGAGCTAGGTTTGGGCGATGTACCGCTGATGTGCAGCGTTGAAATGGATGTCCAAGGCGCAATGCCAAGAGTGATTCGTCTGATGATGCACGTGGACACCAAGCTGTCTCGTTCTGAAATCAAACACATTTACCTTCGTGGTGCGGCAAACCTCAGGACTGATCTGGCACAGTAATGCCGAACATCAAGATTGTCGGAACCGGGTTATTGGGAACCAGCCTAGGCCTTGCGCTCTCGCGCCAGGGGATCACACCGCAGTTAGCCGACCAGTCCAAGTCTGCGCTGAGGCTTGCTGTTGAATATGGTGCAGGGGAGATGACTGGACCTGAGCCAGATTTGGTGGTCGTCTGCGTTCCACCGGATGCCACAGCCGACGTAGTGATTCGTCAACTCCAAGATCACCCAAGTGCCGTTGTGACAGATGTCGCAAGCGTCAAGGTTGAGATTGCCCACCAGGTCAGTGAATCCGGGTTGGGTGATCGCTACGTAGGATCTCACCCCATGGCAGGTAGAGAAAAAGGTGGACCAGCCGCCGCGCGAGCGGACCTCTTCTTTGCGCGTCCATGGGTGATCACTCCGCATGCCGGCAACACCAATGATGCAATTGAGTTGATCAGGGATGTTGCGCTTAGAGTTGGTGCCTTGCCGGTTCAGCTGGCTTCGGCAGACCATGACAAAGCGGTAGCTTTGGTGTCTCACCTGCCACAGCTCGTGGCGTCGGCGCTCGCCAGCCAATTGAATGCCGGCACAGAGGACGAACTGTCCCTGAGCGGTCAGGGATTAAGAGACACCGCTCGAATTGCAGCAAGTGATCCGGAGCTATGGGTGCAGATTATTTCCCAGAATTCCAAGGCGCTGTTGCCACTTATCAGTGGAATGCGGGCGGAGCTTGAGGCGCTGGAGACGGCCCTTTCAGATATCGCAGCCCCTGGCTCACTAGCCAAGGTGCACTCGTTGTTGACCCGAGGAAACGCAGGAATTGCCAAGATTCCAGGCAAGCATGGTGGAAAGTTTGCCGATTACTCGCAGCTAACCGTGATGATTGACGACTCACCTGGTTCACTTGCAACACTGTTCACCTTTATCGGAGACATCGGGGTAAACATCGAAGACTTCAAGCTAGAGCACTCTCCTGGAGCTCCGATTGGTCTGGTAGAGCTGCAGGTTTTGCCTGACGTGTCGCAGCGCCTTTCCGAGGAGCTCGAGAAAAACGGCTGGCGGTTGGTCTAATGTCCGAGTTTGTGGTTGCTATTGATGGACCCGCGGGCTCTGGGAAGTCCAGTGTTTCGAAGGCGGTGGCAAAACGACTGAACTTCGGATATCTAGATACCGGCGCAGGCTATCGTGCCTATGCACTCTGGGCCAACGATAACCCTGACAGCTCCAACTTCCCCTATTCGATCAGCACAGACCCGGATGCTGTCACCGTGCTGGTTGATGGGGTGGATGTTAGCGATCGCATTCGAACCGAACAGGCTGCTGCCCTCGTGAGTGAATACGCGCAGCGTCCAGCGGTCCGCGAGCTGCAGAAGCGTGATGCTCGCCAGCGAATGGCCGACTGCGAGGCCGCAGGGATCGTCGTTGAAGGAAGAGACATAACCACGGTCGTGGCTCCGGATGCTCAGGTGAGGATATTGCTGACCGCATCAGAGGAAGTCAGGCTCAGACGACGTGGCCTAGAAGGCACTGAGTCAGCTGAGAATTTAGTGTCTCGAGACCAAAAAGACAGTAAAGTGGCAAGGTTCCTAGACGCCGCCGAGGGCGTAACGGTGATCGACACCTCCGACATGGATTTTGAACAAAGTGTTCAGGCCGTTTTGGCCGAAATTGCAAGGATTAGAAATTGAGTGAAGAGTTTGAGCCTGAGCTGGATATTGCCAAAGCCGAGGTGCTGAAGGCGGAGCTTGAGGACTATGACCTAGATGAAGAGGACCTAGCTCTTCTAGGAATCCAGCTTGATGAGGAAGAGCTATCGGAGTATCGACCTGCGCCTCCGGTGCTGGCCATTGTCGGAAGACCAAACGTTGGCAAGTCGGCGTTGGTCAATCGAATTCTTGGTCGTCGTGAAGCGGTCGTTGAAGATCGCCCCGGCATTACTCGTGACCGTGTTTCATACAAGGCAGAGTGGAACGGTAGGCCACTGACACTAGTCGACACTGGCGGCTGGGAGCATGATGCCACCGGTATCGATGCCTCCGTGGCCGAGCAGGCAGAGATTGCGGTAGATCTCTCCGATGCAGTGCTTTTTGTGGTCGATGCACTAGTTGGTGCAACCGCTTCGGACGAGCGAGTGGTCAAGATGCTGCGTGGCACCGGAAGACCTGTTTTCTTGGTAGCAAACAAGATCGATGACTCTCACCTGGATTCTGAAGCCGCCGCGCTTTGGTCATTGGGACTCGGCGAGCCCCATCCGGTCTCAGCCTTGCACGGTAGGGGAGTGGCGGACCTTTTGGATGCCGTCATGAAGGTGCTTCCGGAAAAGAGTGCGGTTGCGGCGGACGAGTACCGCGGTCCTCGAAAAGTGGCACTAATCGGCCGACCTAACGTTGGTAAATCATCTCTTTTGAACAAAGCGACCGGCACGAACCGTGCGGTCGTGAATGACCTCGCTGGCACCACTCGTGACCCGATCGATGAGCAGGTTGAGATTGCCGGCAAGATTTGGCGATTTGTCGACACCGCAGGTATCAGACGTCGGCTACATAGACAGCAGGGTGTTGATTTCTACGCATCGCTAAGAACTGCTGCCGCTTTGGAGCGCGCCGAGGTTGCCGTAGTGCTATTTGATGTGACCGAACCGATTAGCGAGGCCGATGTTCGAATCGTGCAGCTCGCACTCGACTCTGGTCGCGCACTTGTGCTTGCTTTCAACAAGTGGGATCTACTCGACGAAGATCGTCGCAATTACCTCGAAAAAGAGATCGAACGCGACCTCGCCCACGTTGACTGGGCCCCGCGGGTGAACATCTCCGCCTCTACCGGAAGACATTTGGAGAAGTTGGTCCCTGCTTTGGAGCTTGCTTTAGAGAGCTGGGACAAGCGCATCCCAACCGGGAAGCTCAATGCTTTCCTGCAGCAGCTTCAGGCGGAGAACCCGCACCCAATTCGCGGTGGCAAACAGCCGAGAATCCTGTTTGGAACCCAGGCCGCATCTCGTCCACCAAAGTTTGTGTTGTTTTCAACCGGCTTCTTGGAGGCCGGCTACCGCCGCTACATCACTAGGCGACTGCGCGAGGACTTTGGTTTTGAGGGGTCGCCGATTGAGATCGGTGTGCGCGTAAGGGAGAAGAGAAAGCGCCGCTAATGGCAAAGATTTCTGTTGTAGGAGCGGGTGCAGTTGGAGCGTCCACCGCTTATGCGCTCATGATTCAAGGCATTGCCCGTGAGGTGGTGCTCTATGACATCGATCATGCCAAGGCCCGAGCCGAGGTACTGGATCTTGCCCATGGTTCACCGTTCACGCCCGCTACTGAGCTAAGCGGCGGCTCGGACATCTCTCAAACCGCCGGTAGCGACTTGGTCATCATCACTGCCGGGGCCAAGCAGAAACCAGGTCAGTCAAGACTTGACCTAGCAGGGGTCAACGTTTCGATTCTCAATTCCCTAATCCCTGACCTGCTTGTCAACTCTCCCGACGCTATTTTGATGCTGGTCACCAATCCCTGTGACGTTCTGGCGGTTGTGGCTCAGAGGATCTCCGGACTTCCCTCAAGCCGAGTTTTCTCCTCGGGTACGGTGCTAGACACATCCAGATTGCGCTGGATGCTTTCGAAGCGATTGGGTGTTGCCGCGAGCTCGGTGCACGCCTACATCCTGGGAGAGCACGGAGATAGCGAATTCTCTCTTTGGTCTCAGACCAGAATCGGAGCAATTCCGCTCTCAAATTGGGACCTCGGAAATGGCAAGGCGCTATCTGAGGAAGAGCTGGGGAACATCGCATTTGAGGTGAAGAACGCGGCTTACCAAGTCATTGAGGGTAAGGGCGCCACCAACTACGCAATTGGATTGTCAGCGGCCCGCATCGCCTCAGCCATCCTTGGTGATGAAAACGCGGTGCTGACAGTGAGCTCAGTTTTATCCGACTACATGGGCATTTCCGGCGTCGCACTCTCGGTGCCTTCAATCGTCAATCGCTCAGGTGTCTCCCGCGTCCTCGAGTTCCCAATGTCGGTGCAAGAGCGTGAGAAATTTGAGAAATCGGCCGCTGCGGTGGCGAACTCGCTATCCAGTCTTGGGTTTTAGCTAGTTCCCAGCCGCGGGAGTGAATAGACTTCTGGGGTTATCTGTCGGATAACGGGCTGTAGCGCAGCTTGGTAGCGCACTTGTCTGGGGGACAAGGGGTCGTCGGTTCAAATCCGGCCAGCCCGACAGATCTGCTATCGGAGCCCCGAGGCGCGTTCTGAAAGGAAAAGCTTTGGCCACGGTTCCATTTTCATTTGAGGTCTACCCGCCTCGTTCGCCTGACGCTGCACCTGCGCTATTTGAGGCAATCGACAAGCTCAGTGCACTTGGCCCCCGATTTATCTCGGTAACCTTTGGAGCCGGCGGCTCCGACACCAAAAATTCCATCGATGTTCTTGGCTACATTCTCAAAAAGAAAATCGGAGCCCTGGCTCACCTAACCTGCGCTGGGACCAGCAGAAGCAGCGTCGAGTCTTTGATTGATGCATTCCAGGCAGCCGGGGTGAGAGACTTCTTGGCACTTCGAGGGGACCTGCCGGCCGGTGAGGTTGAATTACCCGTTGATTCTCTCAATACTGCCGCCGAGTTGGTTGCGATTTTGAGATCGAGATCAACTGGTGGCTCGGTTGCGGTTGCTGCATTTCCAAATGGTCACCCCGAGTCCGGATCCCAGCGAGCTGACATCGACGCACTATTGGCAAAAGAGCAAGCTGGAGCTGACTATGCCATCACCCAGTTGTTTTTCTATGCGAGCGACTATTTCAACTTCGTCGATCTTGCTCGATCCAGGGGTGTGACCATCCCGATTCTGCCTGGGATAATGCCGCTTACCTCGGCAAGCCGACTGGAGAGAGTGCTCGAGCTCACCGGAGAGACTCGCCCAGCTGAGCTCGCTGAGCAGCTAGCGGTTCCAGATTCCAAGCAGCGCGTTGAGGCTGGTATCGCATGGGCAGCTGATCTCGTGGCTCAACTCGTAGCCGGTGGTGCACCGGGAATCCACCTATATGCCTTCAACGAACACGA
The genomic region above belongs to Aquiluna sp. KACHI24 and contains:
- a CDS encoding (d)CMP kinase, which produces MSEFVVAIDGPAGSGKSSVSKAVAKRLNFGYLDTGAGYRAYALWANDNPDSSNFPYSISTDPDAVTVLVDGVDVSDRIRTEQAAALVSEYAQRPAVRELQKRDARQRMADCEAAGIVVEGRDITTVVAPDAQVRILLTASEEVRLRRRGLEGTESAENLVSRDQKDSKVARFLDAAEGVTVIDTSDMDFEQSVQAVLAEIARIRN
- the der gene encoding ribosome biogenesis GTPase Der translates to MSEEFEPELDIAKAEVLKAELEDYDLDEEDLALLGIQLDEEELSEYRPAPPVLAIVGRPNVGKSALVNRILGRREAVVEDRPGITRDRVSYKAEWNGRPLTLVDTGGWEHDATGIDASVAEQAEIAVDLSDAVLFVVDALVGATASDERVVKMLRGTGRPVFLVANKIDDSHLDSEAAALWSLGLGEPHPVSALHGRGVADLLDAVMKVLPEKSAVAADEYRGPRKVALIGRPNVGKSSLLNKATGTNRAVVNDLAGTTRDPIDEQVEIAGKIWRFVDTAGIRRRLHRQQGVDFYASLRTAAALERAEVAVVLFDVTEPISEADVRIVQLALDSGRALVLAFNKWDLLDEDRRNYLEKEIERDLAHVDWAPRVNISASTGRHLEKLVPALELALESWDKRIPTGKLNAFLQQLQAENPHPIRGGKQPRILFGTQAASRPPKFVLFSTGFLEAGYRRYITRRLREDFGFEGSPIEIGVRVREKRKRR
- a CDS encoding L-lactate dehydrogenase, which produces MAKISVVGAGAVGASTAYALMIQGIAREVVLYDIDHAKARAEVLDLAHGSPFTPATELSGGSDISQTAGSDLVIITAGAKQKPGQSRLDLAGVNVSILNSLIPDLLVNSPDAILMLVTNPCDVLAVVAQRISGLPSSRVFSSGTVLDTSRLRWMLSKRLGVAASSVHAYILGEHGDSEFSLWSQTRIGAIPLSNWDLGNGKALSEEELGNIAFEVKNAAYQVIEGKGATNYAIGLSAARIASAILGDENAVLTVSSVLSDYMGISGVALSVPSIVNRSGVSRVLEFPMSVQEREKFEKSAAAVANSLSSLGF
- a CDS encoding methylenetetrahydrofolate reductase — protein: MATVPFSFEVYPPRSPDAAPALFEAIDKLSALGPRFISVTFGAGGSDTKNSIDVLGYILKKKIGALAHLTCAGTSRSSVESLIDAFQAAGVRDFLALRGDLPAGEVELPVDSLNTAAELVAILRSRSTGGSVAVAAFPNGHPESGSQRADIDALLAKEQAGADYAITQLFFYASDYFNFVDLARSRGVTIPILPGIMPLTSASRLERVLELTGETRPAELAEQLAVPDSKQRVEAGIAWAADLVAQLVAGGAPGIHLYAFNEHERVTEVLRRANLI